One window of Populus nigra chromosome 5, ddPopNigr1.1, whole genome shotgun sequence genomic DNA carries:
- the LOC133693329 gene encoding TMV resistance protein N-like isoform X2: MGLFSLINLLMLLLSRKDNDVFLSFSHHDIGKNFGDHLYKDLNSAGIRTLRDDGGIYAGQKSDIKKAIQESRISVVVFSKGYASSTKCLDQLVHIMDARDKTGLLVLPVFYNVDPSEVRKQKGLFEEAFAKHEKSFHKEMARVKSWRYALKEAADLAGMVLQQDRYESKFIESIVKEIADKLNFSLPHAPPSSLPLSAALRPPSYFLGLLREWRRSVFQTPSLFLFFLSSH, from the exons ATGGGTTTGTTCTCACTCATCAATCTGTTGATGCTTCTCCTCTCCAGAAAGGATAACGATGTTTTCTTGAGTTTTAGCCACCACGACATTGGCAAGAATTTTGGCGATCATCTCTACAAGGACCTCAATTCTGCTGGGATTCGCACTCTTAGAGATGATGGTGGAATCTACGCAGGACAAAAGTCTGATATCAAGAAAGCGATACAGGAATCCAGGATATCGGTTGTTGTGTTCTCTAAAGGCTATGCTTCTTCAACAAAGTGCCTGGACCAGCTTGTGCACATCATGGATGCCAGGGATAAAACTGGGCTCCTTGTGCTTCCCGTTTTTTACAACGTTGATCCGTCGGAGGTCAGGAAACAGAAAGGGTTGTTTGAAGAAGCATTTGCTAAACACGAAAAAAGCTTCCATAAGGAAATGGCTAGAGTGAAAAGTTGGAGGTACGCTCTTAAAGAAGCCGCAGACCTGGCAGGAATGGTGCTGCAGCAAGACAG GTATGAGTCAAAGTTCATAGAGTCGATTGTTAAAGAGATCGCAGATAAACTCAACTTCTCACTGCCTCACGCCCCTCCGTCCTCGTTACCACTGTCGGCGGCCCTCCGCCCACCTTCATATTTTCTTGGTCTTTTACGAGAGTGGAGAAGGTCTGTCTTTCAGAccccctctctctttttattttttttgtcttctcacTGA
- the LOC133693329 gene encoding disease resistance protein RUN1-like isoform X1: MAFNPVTQILILLSLMPRTYDVFLSFRGENTRRSFTDHLYTALCRAEIRTFRDDDGIRRGEKIDLEIKKAINETKLSIIVFSKDYASSRWCLDELAMIMERRRTVGHIVFPVFYDVDPSEVGTQTGRYGEEFAKHDIRFKDQMEKVEGWRKALKEVAYMEGMVLEDGYESKFIESIVKEIADKLNFSLPHAPPSSLPLSAALRPPSYFLGLLREWRRSVFQTPSLFLFFLSSH; encoded by the exons ATGGCTTTCAACCCAGTGACCCAAATCTTGATTCTTCTCTCGTTGATGCCCCGGACTTACGACGTGTTCTTGAGTTTCCGAGGCGAAAACACCCGTCGAAGTTTTACGGACCATCTCTACACAGCTCTATGTAGAGCAGAGATTCGCACTTTCAGAGACGACGATGGGATCCGGAGAGGAGAGAAAATTGATTTGGAAATCAAGAAAGCAATTAACGAAACAAAACTATCCattattgtgttttctaaagACTACGCTTCTTCGAGATGGTGTCTTGACGAGCTAGCGATGATCATGGAACGTAGAAGAACTGTTGGGCACATAGTGTTTCCAGTTTTCTACGATGTTGATCCATCTGAGGTGGGGACCCAAACAGGGAGGTATGGTGAAGAGTTTGCTAAGCATGACATACGTTTCAAGGACCAGATGGAGAAGGTGGAGGGGTGGAGGAAGGCTCTTAAAGAGGTTGCATACATGGAAGGAATGGTCTTAGAAGACGG GTATGAGTCAAAGTTCATAGAGTCGATTGTTAAAGAGATCGCAGATAAACTCAACTTCTCACTGCCTCACGCCCCTCCGTCCTCGTTACCACTGTCGGCGGCCCTCCGCCCACCTTCATATTTTCTTGGTCTTTTACGAGAGTGGAGAAGGTCTGTCTTTCAGAccccctctctctttttattttttttgtcttctcacTGA